The region CCGCTGGTCCGGGGCGAATTCGCGTTGCGGTTCTACGCGGCGGCGCCGATCGTCACCACCGACGGGTTCCGGCTGGGCACCGTCAACGTGATCGACCGCAAGCGCCGCCAGGTCACCGAGAACCAGACAGCGGTGCTGACGAAACTCGCCGCCCTGGTCGCGAAACAGTTGGATCTGCGCCTGGCCGCCATCCTCGCCGTACGCGCGGAGCGGGAACTGGTCGCCGCCGAGTGCCGCGCGACCGCCGTACCGGCCGACCTGACCACCCGCGTACGCGACGTCGCCATCGCCCACCGCCAGTTGCCGCACCCCAACCACTGCCAGCTCGGCGGTGCCCGCAACCCGTGCCCCCGGCCGGCGGAGCTGAAGCTCGCCGACTCCTGGGGCGACTCGGCCTGGAGCTGCACCGAGCACGTCGAGGAAGCCCTGCTCAACGTCCGTTCGGTCTTCCTGGCCAACGAGGACCTCGGCGGCCTGGCCGCGTACGTCAACCGCAACTGAGCTCGTTCGGGGGCATCAAGCACCACTTCCAGCTTGAAGTTGGTGCGTCACAGGATGTGATCTTGGTGTACGTATGTGGGTATGACGCGCATCACGGTGGACGTGAACGATGAGTGGCTGGAGGCGGCCCGCGAGGTGTTGGGCACCGACACCAAGGTCGCCACCATCAACGCGGCGCTGCATGCGTTCGCGTTGCGCAGGCAGGCGGTCGAAATCGTGAACGCGTTCGACAGCGTGCAGTTCGAGTTCACGGATCCGGACCGCTCCTGGGGCTATGGCGGAGGTCGCGACCTGTCGCGGCTGGTGGAGGACGCCCGTCAGGCTGATGCCGCGTGATGGCCGGCAGCGTCTACCTCGCCGACACATCCGTCTATGTCCTCCAGGGGCCTATTCGCAGGTTCGACGTCGGTTCGAAGCCCTGCTGGCCGAGGGACGGCTCGCGGCCTGCCAAATCACCAGCCTTGAGTGCCTGAACAACGCCGACTACGACCGCATCGCAGCCATCACCGGGCAAGCCATGGAATGGGTGGTGGCGAAGGGGTCGCTCTAGCCTTCGGCGCTGCGTGACGTGAGCCGAGTCGGATTGCCGGCGTAACAGCACAACCGTTGGCGGTCGAGCTGCGTCAATGAGATGAGGGTCCCTGATCGGGGGACCGGCATCGTCGCGTCCCGATGCGTGCGTCAGCGCGGGCCGGGGGGCGACCGTGGGCTCAAGAGAGGGAAAGCGCTTGATGGCACGGGGTAGACACAGTCGTTCCAATCGGGTGGCGGTGACCGCGGCGGTGGTCGCCGCCACTCTCGGCATGTCCGGCAGCCCGGCGCTGGCACAGCCGCAGCCGTCGACACCGGCGACCACACCGCCCGGTTCCGGTGGGCCGGTCCTGCCGGCGGACCGGACG is a window of Micromonospora sp. NBC_01699 DNA encoding:
- a CDS encoding GAF domain-containing protein, which encodes MPLEAPASSPEDEDEAARLAAVRRYEILDAPRDGTFDEIAELAAMVCGTPIASVTIVDADRVWFAAERGLDGVTEAGTEPGLCTSAFRADGPYVVADAALDPRTLNHPLVRGEFALRFYAAAPIVTTDGFRLGTVNVIDRKRRQVTENQTAVLTKLAALVAKQLDLRLAAILAVRAERELVAAECRATAVPADLTTRVRDVAIAHRQLPHPNHCQLGGARNPCPRPAELKLADSWGDSAWSCTEHVEEALLNVRSVFLANEDLGGLAAYVNRN
- a CDS encoding type II toxin-antitoxin system VapB family antitoxin yields the protein MTRITVDVNDEWLEAAREVLGTDTKVATINAALHAFALRRQAVEIVNAFDSVQFEFTDPDRSWGYGGGRDLSRLVEDARQADAA